A window of Phycobacter azelaicus contains these coding sequences:
- a CDS encoding CarD family transcriptional regulator has product MTKSKKLEFRPNDYVVYPAHGVGQIISIEEQEVAGFALELFVITFEKDKMTLRVPTNKAVEVGMRSLSSPDVISQAMKTLKGKAKVKRAMWSRRAQEYEQKINSGDLIAIAEVVRDLHRTDDQREQSYSERQLYEAALERLTREVAAVSDGDEISAAKQVDEVLTSRAA; this is encoded by the coding sequence ATGACCAAATCGAAGAAGCTCGAATTCCGCCCTAATGATTATGTGGTATACCCGGCCCATGGTGTCGGGCAGATCATCTCGATCGAGGAGCAGGAAGTGGCCGGCTTTGCGCTGGAGCTTTTCGTGATCACCTTTGAAAAAGACAAGATGACGCTGCGTGTGCCGACCAACAAGGCGGTCGAAGTGGGCATGCGCTCGCTCAGCTCGCCCGATGTCATTAGCCAGGCCATGAAAACCCTCAAGGGCAAGGCCAAGGTCAAGCGGGCCATGTGGTCGCGCCGTGCCCAGGAGTACGAGCAAAAGATCAACTCGGGCGACCTTATTGCCATCGCGGAAGTGGTGCGCGACTTGCATCGTACCGATGATCAGCGCGAACAGAGTTACTCCGAGCGTCAGCTCTATGAAGCCGCGCTGGAGCGTCTGACCCGCGAGGTTGCGGCGGTATCGGACGGGGATGAGATCTCCGCCGCCAAACAGGTGGATGAGGTCCTGACCTCGCGCGCGGCCTAA
- the fdxA gene encoding ferredoxin FdxA — protein sequence MTYVVTENCIACKYTDCVEVCPVDCFYEGENTLVIHPDECIDCGVCEPECPADAIRPDTEPDMEKWVEFNRKYSEMWPVIVSKKDPLPEAEERDGEEGKMEKYFSEAPGEGG from the coding sequence ATGACCTATGTCGTTACGGAAAACTGCATCGCCTGCAAATACACCGACTGTGTCGAAGTGTGCCCGGTCGACTGTTTTTACGAGGGTGAGAACACTCTGGTGATCCATCCAGACGAATGCATCGACTGCGGCGTCTGCGAACCGGAATGCCCCGCCGATGCGATCCGTCCCGATACCGAGCCTGACATGGAAAAATGGGTGGAGTTCAACCGGAAATATTCTGAAATGTGGCCGGTGATCGTTTCAAAGAAAGACCCGCTGCCGGAGGCCGAAGAGCGTGACGGCGAAGAAGGCAAGATGGAGAAATACTTCTCCGAAGCGCCCGGCGAGGGGGGCTGA
- a CDS encoding RNA-binding S4 domain-containing protein — translation MEGGAAKIRIDKWLWHARFFKTRSLAAKQVAAGHVRLNSDKISKPAQNVSPGDVLTFPQGRQIRVVRVEAIGERRGPAPEAQALYHDMTEKQETVPDNPRFEGKGRPDKKSRRALDLTRGRDIY, via the coding sequence ATGGAGGGCGGAGCCGCCAAGATCCGTATCGACAAGTGGCTATGGCATGCGCGGTTCTTCAAGACGCGCAGCCTGGCCGCGAAACAGGTCGCTGCGGGGCATGTTCGGCTCAACTCCGACAAGATTTCGAAACCGGCTCAGAACGTCTCTCCAGGGGACGTTCTGACCTTTCCGCAGGGACGGCAGATTCGTGTCGTCCGCGTTGAGGCCATCGGTGAGCGGCGGGGTCCCGCCCCCGAGGCGCAGGCGCTCTACCATGATATGACTGAAAAGCAGGAAACCGTTCCGGACAATCCCCGGTTCGAGGGAAAGGGGCGGCCTGACAAGAAATCCCGCAGAGCGCTTGATCTTACCCGCGGTCGAGACATCTATTGA
- a CDS encoding helicase-related protein encodes MANASRVVAVLGPTNTGKTHYAIDRMLGYRTGIMGFPLRLLAREVYDKVVAARGPSVVALVTGEERIVPPRAQYWICTVEAMPEGMGCDFLALDEIQLCADPERGHVFTDRLLRARGTHETLFLGADTMRGPIQALVPGVEFVRRERMSDLVYAGSKKISRMPPRTAIVGFSVDNVYAIAELIRRQKGGAAVVMGALSPRTRNAQVELYQNGEVDYLVATDAIGMGLNLDIDHVAFASTSKFDGRRMRPLAPNELAQIAGRAGRGMSHGSFGVTGDARPLDEGTAQAIMEHRFTPLKKLNWRSAALQFGSVEALIRSLEASPQDEVLIKAREADDLLALKALSQDPEILARTTNAPSVRLLWDVCRIPDFRGISHSEHASLLRGIFDHLHGGGVVPDDWMARQIKRIDRMDGNIDVLSKRLAFIRTWTYVAQRKVWLRDESHWREHTRAVEDRLSDALHERLTEKFVDRRTSVLLRRLKQKEALLAEVNDKGEVTVEGEFVGRLDGFRFSPDKGAEGAEAKALKSASMQALVPHFHLRADRFYNAPDTEIDFTEQGGLMWGDSAVGKLVAGADPLTPGVQVFVDDAAGSEVAQKVERRLQHFISRKIQALFEPLLNLQKDEELNGLARGFAFRMVEALGLLPRHTVAQEVKDLDQDARGALRKHGLRFGQFTIFMPLLLKPAPTRLRLVLWSLANGLQEFPEAPPPGLVTVPTIKDAPEGYDTMSGYRAAGERMIRVDMLERLADMLRAEDSRGGFEAKPDMLSITGMTLEQFADLMQGLGYRAEKGEREKVKPVDAVVAETGTPAEGQPVMDAAAEAENTPAAAPAGDGEVAAADVVPEAAAIEDAGVAPVAETAPEAEAAEAVSEVAENETPTGAAADAAVDAPEIEVFYTFTWGGRARQQGAGNRGQRRGQDARGGAGGKGKPRGAKGGPGKPGGKKGGRSQQGGKTYSARPPKKEKQIDPDNPFAAALMGLKQGD; translated from the coding sequence ATGGCAAACGCATCACGGGTCGTGGCCGTTCTTGGTCCGACCAACACAGGAAAGACCCACTATGCTATCGACAGGATGCTCGGCTATCGCACCGGCATCATGGGCTTTCCTCTGCGCCTTCTGGCGCGTGAGGTCTATGACAAGGTCGTCGCGGCGCGTGGCCCATCCGTTGTGGCGCTGGTCACCGGCGAAGAGCGCATCGTGCCGCCCCGTGCCCAGTACTGGATCTGCACTGTCGAGGCGATGCCCGAAGGAATGGGCTGCGATTTCCTTGCCTTGGACGAGATCCAGCTGTGCGCCGATCCCGAGCGCGGCCATGTTTTCACCGACCGCCTTTTGCGCGCGCGCGGCACCCATGAGACACTGTTCCTGGGCGCCGACACCATGCGCGGGCCGATTCAGGCCTTGGTGCCGGGCGTGGAGTTCGTCCGCCGCGAGCGCATGTCAGATCTGGTCTATGCGGGATCGAAAAAGATCAGCCGGATGCCGCCGCGCACCGCCATCGTTGGGTTTTCAGTGGACAACGTCTACGCCATTGCCGAGCTGATCCGCCGCCAGAAAGGCGGCGCTGCCGTGGTGATGGGGGCGCTCAGCCCGCGCACGCGCAATGCGCAAGTGGAACTCTATCAGAATGGCGAGGTCGATTACCTGGTGGCCACCGATGCCATCGGCATGGGGCTGAACCTGGATATCGACCACGTCGCCTTTGCCTCGACCAGCAAATTCGACGGGCGCCGCATGCGCCCCCTTGCCCCCAATGAGCTGGCCCAGATCGCGGGGCGTGCCGGGCGAGGGATGAGCCATGGTTCGTTTGGCGTGACCGGCGATGCCCGGCCCCTGGATGAGGGCACGGCACAGGCGATCATGGAACATCGGTTCACGCCGCTGAAGAAACTCAACTGGCGCTCTGCCGCCTTGCAGTTTGGCTCGGTTGAGGCATTGATCCGTTCGCTGGAGGCCAGCCCGCAGGATGAGGTTCTGATCAAGGCGCGCGAGGCGGATGACCTGTTGGCGCTGAAGGCGCTGTCGCAAGACCCTGAGATTCTGGCTCGCACCACCAATGCGCCTTCGGTTCGCCTGTTGTGGGATGTCTGCCGAATCCCCGATTTTCGCGGTATCAGCCACAGCGAACACGCCTCTCTTTTGCGGGGGATTTTCGATCATCTACATGGTGGCGGCGTTGTGCCCGACGATTGGATGGCACGGCAGATCAAAAGGATCGACCGAATGGACGGAAATATTGACGTTCTGTCCAAACGGCTGGCATTTATCCGCACATGGACCTACGTGGCCCAAAGGAAAGTCTGGTTGCGTGATGAAAGTCATTGGCGCGAGCACACACGCGCTGTAGAAGACAGGTTGTCGGACGCACTGCACGAGCGGCTGACTGAAAAATTTGTGGACCGGCGCACATCCGTGCTTTTGCGCCGGCTCAAACAGAAGGAGGCCCTTTTGGCCGAAGTGAATGACAAGGGTGAAGTGACCGTCGAAGGCGAATTTGTCGGACGGCTCGATGGGTTCCGGTTCTCGCCTGACAAGGGCGCAGAAGGCGCCGAGGCAAAGGCGCTGAAATCCGCGTCTATGCAGGCGCTGGTGCCGCATTTTCATCTCCGGGCAGACCGGTTCTACAACGCACCCGATACCGAGATCGATTTCACCGAACAGGGCGGCCTCATGTGGGGCGACAGCGCGGTGGGCAAATTGGTTGCCGGGGCAGATCCGCTTACGCCGGGTGTGCAGGTCTTCGTGGATGATGCCGCCGGTAGCGAGGTTGCTCAAAAGGTCGAACGCCGCCTGCAGCATTTCATCAGCCGCAAGATTCAGGCCCTGTTCGAGCCGCTTTTGAACCTGCAGAAGGACGAAGAGCTGAACGGTCTGGCCCGCGGGTTTGCCTTCCGCATGGTCGAGGCGCTGGGCCTTTTGCCTCGCCACACCGTCGCGCAGGAGGTCAAGGATCTGGATCAGGACGCCCGCGGCGCCCTGCGCAAACATGGGTTGCGCTTTGGTCAGTTCACCATCTTCATGCCGCTGCTGCTGAAACCCGCGCCGACGCGGCTGCGCCTGGTGCTCTGGTCGCTTGCGAACGGCCTGCAGGAATTCCCCGAGGCACCACCTCCGGGCCTTGTGACCGTGCCGACGATTAAGGATGCGCCGGAAGGCTATGACACCATGTCTGGCTACCGCGCCGCTGGTGAGCGGATGATCCGCGTTGATATGCTGGAGCGTCTGGCCGACATGCTGCGCGCCGAGGACAGCCGGGGCGGCTTTGAAGCCAAGCCTGACATGCTGTCGATCACTGGCATGACGCTGGAGCAATTCGCCGACCTGATGCAGGGGCTTGGCTACCGCGCCGAAAAGGGGGAGCGGGAAAAAGTCAAACCCGTGGATGCGGTTGTGGCCGAGACCGGCACGCCTGCGGAAGGTCAGCCCGTGATGGACGCCGCAGCCGAGGCAGAGAACACGCCTGCGGCCGCTCCGGCGGGCGATGGGGAAGTGGCTGCGGCCGATGTTGTACCCGAAGCGGCTGCCATCGAGGACGCAGGCGTTGCGCCCGTCGCCGAAACAGCACCCGAAGCTGAAGCTGCAGAAGCTGTTTCTGAGGTCGCCGAGAACGAAACCCCAACGGGCGCTGCTGCGGATGCCGCAGTCGATGCGCCTGAAATCGAGGTCTTCTACACCTTCACCTGGGGCGGTCGTGCCCGTCAGCAGGGCGCTGGCAACCGTGGCCAGCGCCGGGGGCAGGATGCTCGCGGCGGTGCAGGCGGCAAGGGCAAACCCCGTGGTGCCAAGGGCGGCCCGGGCAAGCCCGGCGGCAAGAAGGGCGGACGCTCGCAGCAGGGTGGCAAGACCTATTCGGCCCGTCCACCCAAGAAGGAAAAGCAGATCGATCCCGACAACCCCTTCGCCGCAGCGCTGATGGGGTTGAAGCAGGGCGACTGA
- a CDS encoding tetratricopeptide repeat protein: MIANVLNLKAIVAATALTVTFSLPSMAAGQPGATVQEAELLSELSRADPVDANAIERELQAIWGKSGSPAMDLLLKRGMQAMERGETAVAIEHLTALTDHAPGFARGWYERARAYFVAGLYGPSVADLERALALNPNDYDAIFALGTIFEQFRDPENAYQAYLRAKAIHPNHEEVTKALDRLAPLVEGKEL; the protein is encoded by the coding sequence ATGATTGCAAATGTTCTGAACCTCAAAGCTATCGTGGCGGCAACGGCGCTGACAGTCACGTTTTCCCTGCCTTCCATGGCGGCGGGGCAGCCCGGTGCAACTGTTCAGGAGGCTGAGCTGCTGAGTGAGCTGTCGCGGGCTGATCCGGTTGATGCGAATGCCATTGAACGAGAGTTGCAGGCGATTTGGGGAAAAAGCGGATCGCCAGCCATGGATCTTCTGCTGAAACGGGGCATGCAAGCGATGGAACGGGGGGAGACCGCAGTCGCAATCGAACACCTGACCGCGCTGACCGATCATGCACCGGGCTTTGCTCGCGGCTGGTATGAACGCGCGCGGGCCTATTTCGTGGCGGGGCTTTATGGCCCGTCGGTGGCGGATCTTGAGCGGGCGCTGGCGCTCAATCCCAATGATTACGATGCGATCTTTGCGCTGGGCACGATATTTGAACAGTTCCGGGATCCCGAAAACGCCTATCAGGCTTACTTGCGCGCCAAGGCTATACATCCGAACCACGAGGAAGTAACCAAGGCGCTCGACCGATTGGCGCCCCTGGTCGAGGGCAAGGAACTTTAG
- a CDS encoding SCP2 sterol-binding domain-containing protein, with product MTDTLTQAAEALNAKMDGGGFDGSAKFQIEDMGAIVLDSDGARVSDDETDVTMSADAETFEAILSGELNPTAAFMSGKLTVDGDMGTAMKLASALA from the coding sequence ATGACCGACACCCTGACACAAGCCGCGGAAGCCCTGAATGCAAAAATGGACGGCGGCGGATTTGACGGCAGCGCCAAGTTCCAGATCGAAGACATGGGTGCAATCGTGCTGGACAGCGACGGCGCGCGTGTCAGCGATGACGAGACTGACGTGACCATGTCCGCAGATGCTGAAACATTTGAGGCGATCCTGTCGGGCGAACTGAACCCCACCGCCGCCTTCATGTCCGGCAAACTGACCGTGGACGGCGACATGGGCACCGCGATGAAGCTGGCCTCGGCCCTGGCCTGA
- a CDS encoding alpha/beta fold hydrolase, whose translation MELTPAPYFGEIADGPEGGAAHWVSCEDGLRIRVGHWLPQDTAREAIKGTVLIFPGRTEYVEKYGPAAVDLGKRGFASLAIDWRGQGIADRMLDDRLLGHVDHFPDFQRDVRAMVRLAEALELPKPWFLLAHSMGGAIGLRALIEGLPVKACAFTGPMWGIQIPAAMKPVAHVLGALAPVLGFSAMRAPTTTKAHYVQTAPYEGNTLTNDADMYRFMQEQLEAEPDLTLGGPTVHWLSESLKECARLAALPSPALPCITFLGSDEQIVNTEAIHDRMRRWPGGELDLVQGAQHEVVMEGPAIRQHTFDRMCALFDQYRG comes from the coding sequence ATGGAGCTGACCCCTGCCCCGTATTTCGGTGAAATCGCTGACGGACCGGAGGGGGGAGCGGCGCATTGGGTCTCTTGCGAAGATGGCCTGCGCATTCGCGTGGGCCATTGGCTGCCACAGGATACGGCACGCGAGGCGATCAAGGGCACCGTCCTGATCTTTCCCGGCCGCACCGAATATGTTGAAAAATACGGCCCCGCTGCGGTCGATCTGGGCAAGCGCGGCTTTGCCAGCCTTGCGATTGACTGGCGCGGCCAAGGCATCGCAGATCGCATGCTGGACGACCGACTTTTGGGTCACGTGGATCACTTCCCCGATTTCCAGCGCGACGTGCGTGCGATGGTAAGACTGGCCGAGGCGCTGGAGTTGCCCAAACCCTGGTTCCTGCTGGCACACTCCATGGGGGGCGCGATCGGCCTGCGCGCCCTGATCGAAGGGCTGCCGGTCAAGGCCTGCGCCTTTACCGGGCCTATGTGGGGGATCCAGATCCCCGCTGCCATGAAACCCGTGGCGCACGTGCTGGGCGCGCTGGCCCCTGTCCTTGGCTTCAGTGCCATGCGCGCGCCGACGACCACCAAGGCCCACTACGTTCAGACCGCCCCTTACGAGGGCAACACCCTGACAAACGATGCGGACATGTACCGCTTCATGCAGGAGCAGCTTGAAGCTGAGCCTGACCTCACGCTTGGTGGCCCGACGGTGCACTGGCTGAGCGAAAGCCTGAAAGAATGCGCCCGCTTAGCTGCTCTGCCCTCTCCAGCGCTGCCCTGCATCACCTTCCTTGGCAGTGACGAGCAGATCGTGAACACCGAAGCCATTCACGACCGCATGCGCCGCTGGCCCGGAGGCGAGCTGGATCTGGTTCAGGGCGCCCAGCACGAGGTGGTGATGGAAGGCCCCGCCATCCGCCAGCATACCTTTGACCGCATGTGCGCGCTCTTCGATCAGTACCGTGGCTGA
- a CDS encoding M3 family oligoendopeptidase yields MFQLPFPLRDANAGSGPDSLGNLPEWDLTDLYTAVDAPELARDLDWLEQECSAFAADYEGKLANLDAKGLLDCVLRNEKINAIAGRVMSYAGLRYYQLTTDADRAKFLSDCQEKVTVFTTPLVFFTLEINRIEDDKLKALFAENADLARYEPVFRRIRAMKPYQLSDELEKFLHDLGVVGDAWEKLFDETIAGLTFTVGGEELNIESTLNFLTDPDRSKREAAARELARVFAENIKIFARVHNTQAKEKEIVDRWRGMPSAQMGRHLSNDVEPEVVEALREAVVAAYPKLSHRYYELKRKWLGLDRMQVWDRNAPLPMEVTRTVGWDEARDIVMEAYGAFDPRMADLADPFFNKGWIDAGVKPGKAPGAFAHPTVTEVHPYVMLNYLGKPRDVMTLAHELGHGVHQVLAAGQGEMLSSTPLTLAETASVFGEMLTFRKMLEKAKDKNERRVLLAGKVEDMINTVVRQIAFYDFECKLHEARRGGELTPDDINALWMSVQAESLGEAFDFMDGYETFWAYIPHFVHSPFYVYAYAFGDGLVNALYSVYEENPEGFQEKYFDMLKAGGSKHHKELLAPFGLDASDPKFWDKGLSMISGMIDELEAMED; encoded by the coding sequence ATGTTCCAACTCCCTTTCCCCCTTCGCGACGCCAATGCAGGCTCTGGCCCCGACAGCCTCGGCAATCTGCCCGAGTGGGATCTGACCGATCTCTACACGGCGGTCGACGCCCCCGAACTGGCCCGCGATCTGGATTGGCTGGAGCAGGAGTGCAGCGCCTTTGCAGCCGATTACGAAGGCAAGCTGGCGAATCTTGATGCCAAAGGGCTGCTGGACTGCGTTCTGCGCAACGAGAAGATCAACGCCATCGCCGGGCGCGTGATGTCCTATGCGGGCTTGCGCTATTACCAGCTGACCACAGATGCGGACCGCGCCAAGTTTCTGTCGGACTGCCAGGAAAAGGTCACCGTATTCACCACGCCGCTGGTCTTCTTCACGCTGGAGATCAACCGCATCGAGGACGACAAGCTGAAGGCGCTCTTTGCGGAAAACGCCGACCTTGCCCGCTATGAGCCGGTGTTCCGTCGCATCCGAGCGATGAAGCCCTACCAGCTGTCCGATGAGCTGGAAAAATTCCTGCACGATCTGGGCGTGGTTGGCGATGCTTGGGAAAAGCTGTTCGATGAAACCATCGCGGGCCTCACCTTCACCGTCGGCGGTGAAGAGCTTAACATCGAAAGCACGCTGAATTTCCTGACCGACCCGGACCGCAGCAAACGCGAGGCCGCCGCGCGTGAACTGGCGCGTGTCTTTGCCGAGAACATCAAGATCTTTGCCCGCGTGCACAACACGCAAGCCAAGGAAAAGGAAATCGTCGACCGCTGGCGCGGCATGCCGTCGGCGCAGATGGGCCGCCACCTGTCCAACGACGTGGAACCAGAGGTCGTCGAGGCCCTGCGCGAGGCGGTCGTGGCCGCCTACCCCAAGCTGTCGCACCGCTATTATGAGCTCAAGCGCAAGTGGCTGGGCCTTGACCGCATGCAGGTCTGGGACCGCAACGCCCCCCTGCCGATGGAAGTCACCCGCACCGTCGGCTGGGACGAGGCCCGCGATATCGTGATGGAGGCCTATGGAGCCTTTGATCCGCGCATGGCGGATCTGGCCGATCCCTTCTTCAACAAGGGCTGGATCGACGCGGGCGTGAAACCCGGCAAGGCGCCGGGCGCCTTTGCCCACCCCACCGTCACCGAGGTGCACCCCTACGTGATGCTGAACTACCTCGGCAAACCGCGCGATGTGATGACGCTGGCGCATGAGCTGGGCCATGGCGTGCACCAGGTGCTGGCCGCCGGGCAGGGTGAGATGCTGTCCTCCACCCCGCTGACCTTGGCGGAAACCGCATCTGTGTTCGGTGAGATGCTGACTTTCCGCAAGATGCTGGAGAAAGCCAAGGACAAGAACGAGCGCCGCGTGCTGCTGGCGGGCAAGGTCGAGGACATGATCAACACGGTCGTGCGCCAGATCGCCTTTTATGACTTCGAGTGCAAACTGCACGAAGCGCGCCGCGGCGGAGAGCTGACCCCCGATGATATCAATGCGCTCTGGATGTCGGTGCAGGCCGAATCCTTGGGCGAAGCCTTTGATTTCATGGACGGCTATGAGACGTTCTGGGCCTATATCCCGCATTTTGTCCACTCGCCCTTCTACGTCTACGCCTATGCATTCGGCGACGGGCTGGTCAACGCGCTCTACTCGGTTTACGAGGAGAACCCCGAGGGCTTCCAGGAGAAGTATTTCGACATGCTGAAGGCGGGCGGCTCCAAGCACCACAAGGAGCTTCTGGCGCCCTTTGGCCTTGATGCCTCGGACCCCAAGTTCTGGGACAAGGGCCTGTCGATGATCTCTGGCATGATCGACGAGCTGGAGGCGATGGAAGATTGA
- a CDS encoding BLUF domain-containing protein, producing the protein MSLHRLIYTSVPKSIGPADIDDILKTSRRNNKRDNLTGMLVFTSDFFLQVIEGNCDALSRRLILIGHDQRHERLQLRRFEQVDERLFSAWDMHYVAHNQASLATYGGFFAGARFQPELMTASALLKMCQRMANDVQTPLSA; encoded by the coding sequence ATGTCGTTACATCGCCTTATCTACACGTCTGTGCCCAAATCCATTGGACCGGCCGACATAGATGACATCTTGAAGACATCGAGGCGGAACAATAAGCGCGACAACCTGACCGGAATGCTCGTGTTTACCAGCGACTTCTTTTTGCAGGTTATTGAAGGTAATTGTGACGCATTGTCTCGACGGTTGATCTTGATTGGACATGACCAACGGCATGAAAGGCTTCAACTGCGCAGGTTTGAGCAGGTCGATGAACGCCTGTTCTCCGCCTGGGATATGCACTATGTGGCCCACAATCAGGCCTCGCTTGCCACATACGGCGGCTTTTTCGCGGGAGCGCGGTTTCAACCCGAGTTGATGACCGCTTCCGCCCTGTTGAAGATGTGTCAGAGAATGGCAAACGATGTCCAGACACCACTAAGCGCATAG
- a CDS encoding DksA/TraR family C4-type zinc finger protein yields MAGGWARDGAVTEQIEASISDELARMKAQKQPVGDSLTHCADCEEEIPEKRRLARPGVKLCIDCQEERDGMRAQRGGINRRGSKDSQLK; encoded by the coding sequence ATGGCAGGCGGATGGGCACGCGACGGCGCGGTGACCGAGCAGATCGAAGCTTCGATCAGTGACGAGTTGGCGCGGATGAAGGCGCAGAAACAGCCCGTGGGCGACAGCCTGACCCATTGTGCCGACTGCGAAGAGGAGATCCCCGAAAAACGCCGCCTCGCCCGCCCGGGTGTAAAGCTCTGCATCGATTGTCAGGAAGAACGTGACGGGATGCGCGCACAACGCGGCGGCATAAACCGGCGTGGATCGAAGGACAGTCAGCTCAAGTAG
- a CDS encoding dipeptidase yields MGGFLKWVGRLAILLVLLVIGALIFVPGYIERGRNVVAEHAPYPVSPQAAALHDTLLIGDLHADPLLWKRDLTKRSDRGQVDIPRLIEGNVALQVFTAVTKSPAGQNYDHNEADAMDNITLLALAQMWPIRTWGSLFERAVYQAEKLHGFEARSNGQLRIIKSEADLDALLERKLSGEAVVGGILGIEGAHPLEGDLDNLQRLQDAGYRLVGLHHFFDNDLGGSLHGANNAGLTQFGRSVVQAVVDRGLILDLAHSSPQVARDVLAMTDIPLVVSHGGIHKGCPVKRNFEDDLMRAIAANGGVIGIGYWKDAICDDSPAGVAAAVKVGIEVVGEDHVALGSDFDGSVETTFDTSELSALTHAMLEAGLSPEQIRKVAGENMLRVVRARLD; encoded by the coding sequence ATGGGTGGATTTCTGAAATGGGTGGGCCGACTGGCAATCCTGCTGGTCCTTCTGGTGATCGGCGCGCTGATCTTTGTTCCCGGATACATCGAGCGTGGCCGGAATGTGGTTGCCGAGCATGCCCCCTACCCCGTCAGTCCGCAGGCCGCGGCCCTGCATGACACCCTGCTGATCGGAGATCTGCACGCCGATCCCCTGCTCTGGAAGCGCGATCTGACTAAGCGCAGCGATCGGGGTCAGGTAGATATCCCGCGCCTGATCGAAGGCAATGTGGCGCTGCAGGTCTTTACGGCGGTCACCAAATCGCCTGCCGGCCAGAACTACGACCACAACGAGGCCGACGCGATGGACAATATCACCCTGCTCGCCCTCGCCCAGATGTGGCCGATCAGAACCTGGGGATCGCTATTCGAACGCGCTGTTTATCAGGCGGAAAAACTGCACGGGTTCGAGGCACGTTCAAACGGCCAGCTGCGCATCATCAAATCAGAGGCCGATCTGGACGCGCTCTTGGAGCGCAAACTGTCGGGTGAAGCCGTTGTGGGCGGCATCCTTGGCATCGAAGGCGCACATCCGCTGGAGGGCGATCTCGATAACCTGCAACGGCTGCAGGACGCAGGTTACAGGCTTGTGGGGCTGCACCACTTTTTTGACAACGACCTTGGCGGCTCGCTCCATGGCGCCAATAACGCAGGGCTAACTCAGTTTGGCCGCAGCGTCGTGCAGGCCGTGGTGGACCGGGGCCTGATCCTGGACCTGGCGCATTCCAGCCCACAGGTCGCCCGGGATGTGCTGGCGATGACCGATATCCCACTGGTCGTCTCACATGGCGGCATCCACAAGGGCTGCCCGGTCAAGCGCAACTTCGAAGATGATTTGATGCGCGCCATCGCCGCAAACGGCGGTGTGATCGGCATCGGCTACTGGAAAGACGCAATCTGCGATGACAGCCCCGCAGGGGTCGCAGCGGCCGTGAAGGTTGGCATCGAGGTGGTCGGGGAGGATCACGTCGCGCTGGGTTCGGATTTTGACGGATCGGTGGAAACCACCTTTGACACCTCAGAACTTTCGGCCCTCACCCATGCCATGCTGGAGGCGGGCCTTAGCCCCGAGCAGATCCGCAAAGTGGCCGGAGAAAACATGCTGCGCGTTGTTAGGGCGCGGCTGGATTGA
- the rpoH gene encoding RNA polymerase sigma factor RpoH, which produces MANYANLPAPTPEGGLNRYMQEIRKFPLLEPEEEYMLAKRWVEKQDTEAAHKMVTSHLRLAAKIAMGYRGYGLPQAEVISEANVGLMQAVKRFDPEKGFRLATYAMWWIRASIQEYILRSWSLVKLGTTSGQKKLFFNLRKAKARIGALEEGDLHPDNVKKIATDLGVTEDEVISMNRRMSGGDASLNATVGSEGEGTMQWQDWLEDEDADQAGDYEERDELEARRELLAQALDVLNDREKDILTQRRLADKPVTLEELSTQYDVSRERIRQIEVRAFEKLQNKMRELASAKGMLTSA; this is translated from the coding sequence ATGGCGAATTATGCGAACCTGCCTGCACCGACTCCGGAAGGTGGCCTCAACCGTTACATGCAGGAAATCCGGAAGTTCCCGCTTCTGGAGCCGGAAGAGGAGTACATGCTGGCCAAGCGCTGGGTGGAAAAGCAGGATACCGAAGCGGCGCATAAAATGGTCACCTCTCACTTGCGCCTGGCGGCAAAGATCGCCATGGGCTATCGCGGGTATGGGCTGCCTCAGGCCGAGGTGATTTCCGAGGCGAACGTGGGCCTGATGCAGGCGGTTAAACGGTTTGACCCGGAGAAAGGCTTCCGTCTGGCCACCTATGCCATGTGGTGGATCCGTGCCTCGATCCAGGAGTATATCCTGCGGTCCTGGAGCCTTGTGAAACTGGGCACCACCTCGGGGCAGAAGAAGCTGTTCTTCAACCTGCGCAAGGCGAAGGCCCGCATTGGTGCTTTGGAAGAGGGCGACCTGCACCCCGACAACGTCAAGAAGATCGCAACCGATCTTGGCGTGACCGAGGATGAAGTAATCTCGATGAACCGGCGCATGTCCGGCGGCGATGCCTCGCTCAATGCCACCGTCGGCAGCGAGGGTGAAGGCACCATGCAGTGGCAGGACTGGCTTGAGGACGAGGATGCTGACCAGGCCGGCGATTACGAAGAACGCGATGAGTTGGAAGCGCGGCGCGAGCTGCTGGCGCAGGCCCTGGACGTGCTGAACGACCGTGAAAAGGACATCCTGACCCAGCGCCGTCTGGCAGACAAACCGGTGACGCTGGAAGAACTGAGCACGCAGTATGACGTCAGCCGCGAACGCATCCGCCAGATCGAGGTCCGCGCCTTTGAAAAGCTGCAGAACAAGATGCGGGAACTGGCCTCTGCCAAGGGCATGCTGACCAGCGCCTAA